A region from the Patagioenas fasciata isolate bPatFas1 chromosome 27, bPatFas1.hap1, whole genome shotgun sequence genome encodes:
- the F2RL3 gene encoding proteinase-activated receptor 4 codes for MAMGTLGPGRLPRGLLLCCAFWGLCTASPDYDDYSQNSTNEQVTTPEITPCPRAIPGEKATINNVTYLLLPEATRSQLGSAVTVRLIPCLYTLVFLLGLPSNALALWVLATRSEKLTSTIFLLNLAAADLLLTLVLPFKIFYYFLGNNWPFGEGLCRLSTAFFYGNMYCSVLLLTCISVDRYLAVVHPFFSRSFRTPAFAAGACAAIWLCAAVLTLPLTLQQQSYPLYGADVTLCHDVLPRHEDEGFYFYYFTCLIACAFLAPLLVMLFSYCSVLRALLGSGRKYSYSIKLTALVLFMLVAFYTPSNVLLLVHYSSYNSKLYGNLYVGYMVSLAVSTFNSCADPFVYYYVSEDFREKVRRRLFRHSKQNAASLKTSKETLPPKSSKDSLV; via the exons ATGGCCATGGGGACCCTCGGGCCGGGGCGGCTGCCGCGTGGGCTCCTGCTCTGCTGCGCCTTCTGGGGACTTTGCACGGCCTCTCCAGACTACGACG ATTACTCCCAGAACAGCACCAACGAGCAGGTCACGACACCGGAGATCACGCCGTGTCCCCGAGCCATCCCTGGAGAAAAGGCCACCATCAACAACGTCACGTACCTGCTGCTCCCCGAGGCCACGCGCTCGCAGCTGGGCAGCGCGGTCACCGTGCGGCTCATCCCCTGCCTCTACACGCTGGTGTTCCTGCTGGGGCTGCCCTCCAACGCGCTGGCGCTCTGGGTGCTGGCCACCCGCTCCGAGAAGCTCACCTCCACCATCTTCCTGCTGAACCTGGCTGCCGCGGACCTGCTgctcaccctggtgctgccctTCAAGATTTTCTACTATTTCCTGGGGAACAACTGGCCCTTCGGGGAGGGCCTGTGCCGGCTCAGCACCGCGTTCTTCTACGGCAACATGTActgctcggtgctgctgctcacGTGCATCAGCGTCGACCGGTACCTGGCGGTGGTGCACCCGTTCTTCTCGCGCTCTTTCCGCACCCCTGCGTTCGCCGCCGGCGCCTGCGCTGCCATCTGGCTCTGCGCCGCCGTCCTCACGCTGCCCCTGACGCTGCAGCAGCAGTCGTACCCCCTGTACGGCGCGGACGTCACCCTCTGCCACGACGTGCTCCCCCGGCACGAGGACGAGGGGTTTTACTTCTACTACTTCACCTGCCTGATCGCCTGCGCTTTCCTCGCTCCGCTGCTGGTGATGCTGTTCAGCTACTGCTCCGTGCTGCGAGCCCTCCTGGGCAGCGGCAGGAAATACTCCTACTCTATCAAGCTCACGGCTCTCGTGCTGTTCATGCTGGTGGCCTTCTACACGCCCAGCAACGTCCTCCTCCTCGTTCACTACTCCAGCTATAACTCCAAGCTGTACGGCAACCTGTACGTCGGCTACATGGTGAGCCTGGCCGTCAGCACCTTCAACAGCTGCGCCGATCCCTTTGTCTACTACTACGTGTCTGAAGATTTCCGCGAGAAGGTGAGGAGGAGGCTCTTCAGGCACAGCAAACAAAACGCCGCGTCCCTCAAAACCTCCAAGGAAACACTCCCTCCAAAGAGCTCCAAAGATTCCCTGGTGTGA